The Methylobacterium sp. PvR107 genome contains a region encoding:
- the apaG gene encoding Co2+/Mg2+ efflux protein ApaG: protein MYKAETRGISVTVQSRFVEEESSPNESRYFFAYTVEIVNNGSEQVQLRSRHWRIIDGHGACQEVRGTGVVGKQPVLEPGETFCYTSGCPLNTPDGLMAGSYTMATVAGESFEAEIPAFSLDSPHVRRSLH, encoded by the coding sequence ATGTACAAGGCCGAGACGCGAGGAATTAGCGTGACGGTTCAGTCCCGTTTCGTCGAGGAAGAATCCTCGCCGAACGAGAGCCGGTATTTCTTCGCCTATACGGTCGAGATCGTGAATAACGGCAGCGAACAGGTGCAGCTGCGCTCCCGCCACTGGCGCATCATCGACGGGCACGGAGCCTGCCAGGAGGTCCGCGGCACCGGCGTCGTCGGCAAGCAGCCGGTGCTGGAGCCGGGCGAGACCTTCTGCTACACGAGCGGCTGCCCGCTCAACACGCCCGACGGGTTGATGGCCGGCAGCTACACCATGGCGACGGTGGCCGGTGAGAGCTTCGAGGCGGAGATTCCCGCCTTCTCCCTCGACAGCCCGCACGTCCGCCGCAGCCTGCATTGA